Proteins encoded within one genomic window of Candidatus Syntrophocurvum alkaliphilum:
- the infB gene encoding translation initiation factor IF-2, whose protein sequence is MAKIRVHELAKELNIISRELVQTLQNMGMDIKNHMSTLEESQVDWVKSRINQANAKESATEKKQESSQMQASQPQSKNSSKNIESGRDRSKNTFSKNKNEAQNQNKQQTSNKKIGGQNQSKQESVRHKHADDQSKQKPIRQRPVGDNQPSGQKPAGQHQPSQKPSGQKPVGQHQTKQKPSGQKTSYDNKKGQQNNRNNQPQRRDYSKPQKKKHKKKKVDTTPKTPDVITILDTITVRELAEKLNKGSAEIVKKLMELGTMATINQVVDFETAEIIASLYEVRVERGISEEEKILEEIVDSEESLEPRPPIVTVMGHVDHGKTSLLDRIRKADVASGEAGGITQHIGAYQVKVNENRVTFIDTPGHEAFTSMRARGANITDIVILVVAADDGVMPQTIEAINHIKAAEVPFVVAVNKIDKTEANQDKIMQQLTEYNIVPEAWGGETIFAPVSAITGEGIENLLEMLLLVAEMNEISANPDRAAEGVVIEGELDKGRGPVATVLVQKGTLKVGDSLLAGFNWCKVRAMTDDRGRRVEEALPSTPVEIMGWSDVPEAGTKVQVVDEKIAKEVTNLRLTEKKIEEQKQQSKVSLDDFFEHMKESDIKDLNLIIKGDVQGSVEALIQSLIRLSTDEVKVNVIHSGVGAIIETDVMLASASNAIIIGFNVRPDTKARKHAENEGIDIRLYRVIYEAIDDVKKAMAGLLDPEYKEKFLGRAEVRATFKVPNVGTIGGCYVIEGKIQRNSNVRVLRDGVIIYEGKLASLKRFKDDVREVAENYECGMGIKDFNDIKEGDLIEAYILEEVARNL, encoded by the coding sequence ATGGCCAAAATAAGAGTACATGAACTAGCTAAAGAACTAAATATTATTAGTAGAGAATTAGTGCAAACTTTACAAAATATGGGTATGGATATAAAAAATCATATGAGCACTCTTGAAGAATCACAGGTAGATTGGGTTAAAAGCAGAATCAACCAAGCTAATGCTAAAGAATCCGCTACTGAGAAAAAACAAGAGTCTTCACAAATGCAGGCTTCACAACCACAATCCAAAAATTCTTCTAAAAACATAGAATCAGGAAGAGACCGTAGCAAAAATACTTTTTCTAAAAATAAAAATGAAGCACAAAATCAGAATAAACAACAAACTAGTAATAAAAAAATTGGTGGGCAAAATCAATCTAAACAAGAGTCAGTTAGACATAAACATGCAGATGATCAATCTAAACAAAAACCCATTAGACAAAGACCTGTAGGAGATAATCAACCTAGCGGTCAAAAGCCAGCAGGGCAACATCAACCTAGTCAAAAACCTAGTGGTCAAAAGCCAGTAGGGCAACATCAAACTAAGCAAAAGCCTAGTGGACAAAAAACTAGTTATGATAATAAAAAAGGTCAGCAAAATAATAGAAATAATCAACCACAAAGACGTGATTATAGCAAACCGCAAAAGAAAAAACATAAAAAGAAAAAGGTGGATACAACACCAAAAACTCCTGATGTTATTACAATCTTGGATACAATAACAGTAAGAGAATTAGCTGAAAAATTAAACAAGGGTTCAGCAGAGATTGTGAAAAAATTAATGGAGCTTGGAACAATGGCAACTATTAATCAAGTTGTTGATTTTGAAACTGCTGAAATTATTGCAAGTTTATATGAAGTACGTGTTGAGCGTGGTATATCAGAAGAAGAAAAGATATTAGAGGAAATAGTAGATAGTGAAGAAAGCCTCGAACCTAGACCTCCTATAGTTACAGTAATGGGTCATGTTGATCATGGAAAAACATCTTTATTAGATAGAATAAGAAAAGCGGATGTAGCATCAGGTGAAGCCGGTGGAATTACTCAGCATATAGGTGCGTATCAAGTAAAAGTTAATGAAAACAGAGTAACTTTCATTGATACACCAGGCCATGAAGCCTTTACTTCAATGAGAGCTAGGGGAGCTAATATTACTGATATTGTTATATTAGTAGTAGCTGCGGATGATGGTGTTATGCCTCAAACAATTGAAGCAATAAACCATATAAAAGCTGCAGAAGTACCCTTTGTAGTTGCAGTTAATAAAATAGATAAAACAGAAGCAAATCAAGATAAGATAATGCAGCAACTAACAGAATACAATATTGTCCCGGAAGCATGGGGCGGTGAAACCATATTTGCACCAGTTTCTGCTATTACAGGTGAAGGTATTGAAAATCTTTTAGAAATGCTACTACTAGTTGCTGAAATGAATGAGATTAGTGCTAATCCAGATAGAGCTGCAGAGGGTGTAGTTATTGAAGGTGAGCTTGATAAAGGTAGAGGTCCAGTAGCAACAGTTTTAGTACAAAAAGGAACTTTAAAAGTTGGTGATAGCTTATTAGCTGGTTTTAATTGGTGTAAAGTAAGGGCTATGACTGATGATAGAGGAAGAAGAGTAGAGGAGGCTTTACCCTCTACACCAGTAGAAATTATGGGATGGTCCGATGTTCCTGAAGCTGGAACAAAAGTCCAAGTTGTAGATGAAAAAATAGCCAAGGAAGTTACTAATTTAAGACTCACTGAAAAGAAAATCGAAGAGCAAAAACAACAAAGCAAAGTTTCACTTGATGATTTCTTTGAGCATATGAAAGAATCAGATATAAAAGACTTAAACTTAATTATAAAAGGTGATGTTCAGGGCTCGGTTGAGGCTCTTATCCAGTCATTAATAAGATTAAGTACAGATGAAGTAAAAGTTAATGTAATACACTCTGGTGTTGGTGCAATTATAGAAACTGATGTTATGCTAGCATCTGCATCCAATGCCATAATTATAGGTTTTAATGTACGTCCAGATACCAAAGCTAGAAAGCATGCTGAAAATGAAGGAATAGATATTAGACTATATAGAGTGATTTATGAAGCTATAGACGATGTTAAAAAGGCAATGGCTGGTTTACTAGATCCTGAATATAAAGAAAAATTTCTTGGTCGTGCAGAAGTTCGTGCTACATTTAAAGTGCCTAATGTAGGGACTATTGGTGGATGTTATGTTATAGAAGGTAAAATTCAAAGAAATTCTAATGTCCGTGTATTAAGAGATGGAGTAATTATATACGAAGGAAAACTTGCTTCACTAAAACGTTTCAAAGATGATGTTAGAGAAGTAGCTGAAAACTACGAATGTGGTATGGGAATTAAAGACTTTAATGATATAAAAGAGGGAGATTTAATAGAAGCTTATATATTAGAAGAAGTCGCAAGGAACCTATAA
- the rbfA gene encoding 30S ribosome-binding factor RbfA, which yields MSKRRPERMSVEIRKALSEIIKEHIKDPRIDFTTVSITRVDVTNDLSHARINISVLGNEEKQEETINVIQKAKGYIRTELVKQIKTKHAPELEFRLDKSIEHGIKISSLLDEIKEENNSNGK from the coding sequence ATGAGTAAAAGAAGACCTGAACGTATGTCAGTAGAAATAAGAAAAGCATTATCAGAGATTATTAAAGAACATATAAAAGATCCAAGAATAGACTTTACAACAGTTTCTATAACCCGTGTTGATGTTACTAACGACCTAAGCCATGCGCGAATTAACATTAGTGTACTTGGCAATGAGGAAAAACAAGAAGAAACTATTAATGTAATACAAAAAGCTAAAGGTTATATTAGAACGGAATTAGTTAAACAAATTAAAACTAAACATGCACCAGAACTAGAATTTAGGCTAGATAAGTCTATTGAACATGGTATTAAAATCTCATCTTTACTTGATGAAATAAAAGAAGAGAATAATTCTAATGGAAAATAA